One region of Trichosurus vulpecula isolate mTriVul1 chromosome 1, mTriVul1.pri, whole genome shotgun sequence genomic DNA includes:
- the TGFBR3L gene encoding LOW QUALITY PROTEIN: transforming growth factor-beta receptor type 3-like protein (The sequence of the model RefSeq protein was modified relative to this genomic sequence to represent the inferred CDS: deleted 2 bases in 1 codon; substituted 2 bases at 2 genomic stop codons) — protein sequence MNSQHHTGFLCGQFACLLLCPALDLGAHPSSXLSPAQTPSGGSKGHVWCLPTVLYLWSHVKRQPGKCWRCRGERFEPRLCCLWYDVGQNVXPLWTSVSPSASLAQPSSRWGLFLHRCSLSPSSDPTQGSPLLLLLRGGCPAEASVSFHPPPPGSLPQTRLSFHLRPIFNASVQFLHCQLGLCRRRGAPRRGPRSADQPPRCLSQDEACTGSGSREEVIGESPHIHTLSQPIIVTVPQPLHRPPRISPGQSQVGLGQVLHSDPQAPGCGGLDPAPVVAIAVSAFVLGAALTAGLGLIYVHTAPPPPRAAPSGSPSPSQPRRPQ from the exons AGCCAGCATCATACAGGCTTTCTCTGTGGCCAGTTTGCCTGTCTCCTGCTCTGCCCAGCCCTCGACCTCGGCGCCCACCCTTCAAGTTGATTGTCTCCAGCTCAGACACCTTCCGGAGGTTCCAAGGGCCATGTGTGGTGCCTGCCAACAGTCCTGTATTTGTGGAG CCATGTAAAAAGGCAACCTGGAAAGTGCTGGAGATGCAGAGGAGAGAGGTTTGAGCCAAGGCTCTGCTGCTTA TGGTATGATGTTGGACAAAATGTTTaacccctctggacctcagtttcaccatct GCTTCCTTGGCTCAGCCCTCTTCACGATGGGGCCTTTTTTTGCACCGATGTTCCCTCTCGCCTTCCTCCGACCCAACCCAGGGCTCCCCACTCCTGCTGCTGCTAAGGGGTGGCTGTCCAGCAGAAGCCTCTGTCtccttccaccccccaccccctgggTCCCTGCCCCAAACCAGACTCAGCTTCCACCTGCGCCCCATCTTCAATGCCTCTGTGCAGTTCCTACACTGCCAACTAGGACTCTGCCGCCGTCGGGGTGCCCCACGGAGAGGCCCCCGCAGTGCCGACCAGCCCCCAAGG tgTCTCTCCCAGGATGAAGCCTGCACCGGCAGCGGAAGCAGGGAGGAGGTCATTGGAGAAAGCCCCCATATACACACCTTGTCCCAGCCCATCATTGTCACTGTGCCCCAACCCCTCCATAGACCCCCTCGCATTTCCCCTG GTCAGTCACAGGTTGGGCTGGGCCAGGTCCTCCATTCTGACCCACAAGCCCCAGGCTGCGGGGGCCTGGACCCTGCCCCAGTTGTGGCCATCGCTGTTTCTGCCTTTGTCTTGGGGGCTGCCCTCACTGCCGGCTTGGGTCTGATCTATGTCCATACAG ctccacCCCCACCAAGGGCAGCCCCAAGTGGATCTCCGAGCCCCTCCCAGCCTAGGAGACCTCAGTAA